The following are encoded together in the Lactuca sativa cultivar Salinas chromosome 1, Lsat_Salinas_v11, whole genome shotgun sequence genome:
- the LOC128128204 gene encoding uncharacterized protein LOC128128204 translates to MGSSDDGYDNPFAGIYEPFSGLNEMDFELHGIYMDHEPRQEFVSRLDKCKDHFLNILLCDANIRNASMTDEMKDRVDHGNDLQNDEEAEEEVTNKYRIHDPNVRWDKMEPKLGDVFESPAQLKFYVTNYAVNGGYQIYFQKSDNRRIVARCGKRHEDNKCPFRLYAAWMYNDRTFQVKAMNSEHLCSRVFKFGSIVTPEWIGRHYVTEIANKPKVKLREMISDIKQRYRCVVSIGQVRRAKQWAKELIEGKLNEHYARIWDYAQELLRSNPGSTCKVGVTNNPDDKNYFKRFYICFKALSVCWKIGCRKVIGLDGCFLKGQVKGELLTAIGRDANNQVFPIAWVVVDVENKDNWTWFLELLKDDLDLGTGVDLVVISDQHKGLLESVKVILPHVEHRQCARHIYANFNKAFSGLELKKLFWACAMSCVEGDFLRNMEKIKTISPSAYEYLMSKEPKTWCRAYMSVGFACEAVENGISECFNSIIVESRKKTFDYNA, encoded by the exons ATGGGTTCTTCAGACGATGGTTACGACAACCCATTTGCTGGAATTTACGAGCCATTTTCTGGGTTAAATGAGATGGATTTTGAGCTGCACGGGATTTACATGGATCATGAACCACGACAGGAGTTTGTATCAAGACTTGATAAATGTAAGGATCATTTTCTTAACATTCTACTTTGTGATGCGAACATTAGAAATGCAAGTATGACTGATGAGATGAAAGATCGAGTGGACCATGGTAATGATTTGCAAAATGATGAAGAGGCAGAGGAAGAAGTGACTAACAAATACAGAATACACGATCCAAATGTTAGGTGGGATAAGATGGAACCTAAGTTAGGGGACGTGTTCGAATCACCTGCACAACTAAAATTCTATGTGACAAACTATGCAGTAAATGGAGGGTACCAAATATACTTTCAGAAGAGTGACAATAGAAGAATTGTTGCAAGATGTGGTAAGAGACATGAAGATAATAAATGCCCTTTTAGACTTTATGCAGCATGGATGTATAATGACAGAACCTTTCAAGTTAAAGCAATGAATTCTGAGCATCTTTGTTCTAGAGTGTTTAAATTTGGGTCTATTGTTACCCCGGAATGGATTGGAAGACACTATGTAACTGAGATAGCAAATAAGCCCAAAGTTAAACTTAGGGAGATGATCAGTGACATCAAACAAAGATATAGATGTGTGGTATCTATAGGACAGGTTAGAAGGGCAAAACAGTGGGCAAAAGAACTGATTGAGGGTAAATTAAATGAACACTATGCAAGAATTTGGGATTATGCCCAAGAGTTATTGAGATCAAACCCTGGGTCTACATGCAAAGTTGGTGTTACTAACAATCCAGATGATAAGAATTATTTTAAAAGGTTTTACATATGTTTCAAGGCTTTAAGTGTTTGCTGGAAAATAGGGTGTAGGAAGGTAATAGGGTTGGATGGATGCTTCCTAAAGGGTCAGGTAAAAGGTGAATTACTCACAGCCATAGGTAGAGATGCTAATAACCAAGTGTTCCCAATAGCTTGGGTTGTTGTTGATGTGGAAAACAAGGATAATTGGACCTGGTTTCTGGAGCTTCTGAAGGATGATCTTGACCTTGGTACTGGTGTAGATTTGGTTGTTATTTCTGATCAACATAAA GGTTTGCTTGAATCTGTTAAGGTTATTTTGCCACATGTGGAGCACAGGCAATGTGCTAGACACATTTATGCAAATTTTAATAAAGCTTTCTCTGGATTGGAGTTGAAGAAGCTATTTTGGGCTTGTGCAATGAGTTGTGTTGAAGGTGACTTCTTGAGAAACATGGAAAAAATAAAGACCATAAGCCCTAGTGCATATGAGTATCTAATGTCAAAAGAACCCAAAACATGGTGCAGAGCTTACATGAGTGTAGGGTTTGCTTGTGAGGCAGTGGAGAATGGTATTTCAGAGTGTTTCAACTCCATAATTGTAGAATCTAGGAAAAAAACCTTTGATTACAATGCTTGA